The DNA region AACCGTTAGTGATCCTTTGGGAGATTGTGTGAAAAGAATGGAGGCGCCGGGTGGGAAATTTTGATCTTTGAAAACCTCAAGGAACATTTCAATGGCTTTGCCTTCCGCATCCGTGTAAATTCCGACTAACTTCCAAAAGGCAATGCAATTCTCCGAAACTTTCTCAGAGTATTGCTGGCCTGTCAGTGGCAGTATCGTTGTCACTTGAATGAATTTCTCAAATGGACCTACAAAAGGATAGCAAAGATCATAATCCGCGCTACAAAACCTCAGTCATATCTTTAGTAACTGTTTCTTATGCCTCAAGTAATCATCATAACCAGAACATAGCACTACATCTTGAGAGAATCATTCATTCTAATTGGCTAGTCAGGACTAAATTACCACCATAAGCACacataaatttacaaattagaATACAACTTGAAAAATTTACAACATTCATCGACCGCGACAGATGTATATCGGCCCCTGAGAGAACGGCGGGCTGTAGGATTGCCTCAATTTGGCATGACTAACGATCATTCTAAAACGGCTCCACCTTAAGATGCAAGGCATGAGTAACATCTACACTTTCAACAGCATCAACGAGATCACAAATCAATTTACCAAAAGATACAGAAGGCATCCATTTGAAGATTAATATGATTATATTTTGAATCTGACCGTTCAACCGGACTATGATAAATAGAAGGGAAGATACATATGAAACCAACTTATCTTTAACAAGTCATCCACTTGTATGAACCTTTTTTAATGTGAAAATGTACTTATGAAAAGGTACGGATAAAGGGTCGAACATATATAAGTTagataaaattgttaaataaagAGTCGAACGTATGTATTCATAGGGTCGAACATCAATGAATTTTACTCCAAAAGAAgtcagagaaaaaaaaagtgaagagtaaaaagttaatttaaacTCTAAATTTGACTTGTTTCATCTCTAATACActgaaaaaaattagttacgtATATGAATAATTTTTCCTTCTATCTGGTAAGTTTAGCTAAAATTGGGTTCACCATAGCATGCAATTTTATTTCTTTGCTAATTATAACACGACAAGGGAACAAATTTGCATTGGTAACTGGAATTTACTGTCAAAATTCAAACAGTTGTTAAAACAGCAAAGAAATCCGTGGTACCTGTAACGATGTCCCTGAAGAACTCAACGGACTCCGTCAACTCCTTGGCTGTCTTACCCTTCCACTTAACGGCGAGCTGAGGCACTGCGTTATCCTCCAAGTACACTCCGATTGCCGTGAACTTCACGAAGTTCCCCTGAATCTCCAGCCCCCTCACCCCTGCGCATGTTAGGAAGCAAAGTACCGTCAATCAAAACTAAAAGCAACAAACAATCATAATTACGGATATAAGAGCCGGACGTGCGAAGTTTACAAACCTGCGCCGCCGAGGAACAGAGTGTTGGGGGAGCCCGGAGGTTTGACGGACGGTGGAAACGCAGTCGTTTCGACCTGAAGTCCGGCGAGCGACGGTGGTGGAGCTATTTGACAATCTTTCTCATTTCCAGCTTTGGCATCATTAGATTCATTACACCCGTTCAACAATTCGGATAAccttccggccaaactttgctTTGCTGCAGGGGAAACACCGTGCTTTCCAACGATCGACTCTAGAACTGCAtcggaaagtagtttgttttcTATCACCGTGTTTGCAGCTTCAGGTACGGATGCATCTCTAGAGAAGCTAATCTGTGGCGAAAGCGAGAGGGAAAGATGTAAAAAATCTGATGTAAACTACAGAACTAACCATCCAAAAGTAGGATTACTAACCATTAGTGATCCTTTGGGAGATTGCGTGAAAAGAATGGAGGCGCCGGGTGGGAAGTTTTGATCTTTGAAGACCTCAAGGAACTTTTCAATGGCTTTGCCTTCTGCATCAGTGTAAATTCCGATTGATTTCCAAAAGGCAACGCAATTCTCCGAAACTTTGTGAGAGTATTGCTGGCCTGTCAGTGGCAGTATCGTTGTCACTTGAATGAATTTCTCAAACGGACCTACAAAAGGATAGCGAGGATCATAAACTGCACTACAAAACCTCAGTCATATCTTTAGTAACTGATTCTTATGCCTCAAGTAATCACCATAACCAGAAGATAGCACTACATTTTGAGagattcattcattcattctaaTTACCACCATAACCATAAGcatacaaaaatttaaaaatgagagtataactcaagaaatctACGACATTTGTTGAACGTTACAGATCTATATCGGCGACTGAGAGAACGGCTGGCTATAGGATTGCCTAGGTTTGGTATGACTACCGATCATTCTAAAAGGGCTCCGCCCGAAGATGCAGGGCATGAATAATATGTACACTTTCAACAGCATCAACAGGAGCTCAAATCAATTTACCAAAAATTACAGAAGGCATCCATTTGAAGgttgatatgattatgttttgAAACCTGACCGTACAACCGGATTACGACAAATAGAACACGAC from Malus domestica chromosome 01, GDT2T_hap1 includes:
- the LOC139197517 gene encoding chalcone--flavanone isomerase 2-like; translation: MAPTPSVAGLQVETTAFPPSVKPPGSSNTLFLGGAGVRGLEIQGNFVKFTAIGVYLEDNVVPQLAVKWKGKTAEELTESVEFFRDIVTGPFEKFIQVTTILPLTGQQYSHKVSENCVAFWKSIGIYTDAEGKAIEKFLEVFKDQNFPPGASILFTQSPKGSLMISFSRDASVPEAANTVIENKLLSDAVLESIVGKHGVSPAAKQSLAGRLSELLNGCNESNDAKAGNEKDCQIAPPPSLAGLQVETTAFPPSVKPPGSPNTLFLGGAGVRGLEIQGNFVKFTAIGVYLEDNAVPQLAVKWKGKTAKELTESVEFFRDIVTGPFEKFIQVTTILPLTGQQYSEKVSENCIAFWKLVGIYTDAEGKAIEMFLEVFKDQNFPPGASILFTQSPKGSLTISFSRDASVPEAANVVIENKLLSEAVLESIVGKHGVSPAAKQSLATRLSELLNGCKESNGVEAGNERAEA